In a genomic window of Nodosilinea sp. E11:
- a CDS encoding glycosyltransferase family 9 protein encodes MRVLALVPGDTEAQLSFFPIINQIKDSFKNAEVSVVAAPSATAIYQLSKGVAEVVPYNFEAANSPADWANLLGIMRDREFDAVLTLTDSWSIALLLWLSGVPTRLGYRGAANDLLLTATVPRSAEPSHHSDLLKLIKVSGPTPALTVNVPRKDLTAVDAMRQELGLMNGYVLVSPGPAPGGATYPTKNWIAILKDFQQRQPDLPLALLQTDDAAPQTTAIVNAIPSLKVLRPETPGQTAALIAAANLLVAVEGYPLALAIALEVYTLGLLISDRTTLLKAQGQDRLVALTSTTGSLDDIAPDQVLKKIWSEAS; translated from the coding sequence ATGCGGGTACTGGCTCTTGTTCCAGGGGATACAGAAGCTCAGCTGAGCTTCTTTCCGATCATTAATCAGATCAAAGATAGCTTCAAAAACGCTGAAGTATCAGTAGTTGCGGCTCCTAGCGCCACAGCAATATATCAGCTATCGAAGGGGGTTGCCGAGGTGGTGCCCTACAACTTTGAGGCCGCTAACAGCCCCGCCGACTGGGCCAACCTGCTGGGGATTATGCGCGATCGCGAGTTCGACGCCGTCCTCACGCTGACCGATTCTTGGTCCATTGCCCTGCTGCTGTGGCTGAGTGGCGTACCCACCCGTCTGGGCTATAGGGGAGCAGCCAACGATCTGCTGCTGACGGCCACCGTACCCCGCTCCGCAGAACCGTCTCACCACAGCGATCTGCTCAAGCTGATCAAGGTCAGCGGCCCCACCCCCGCCCTGACGGTCAACGTCCCCCGCAAAGACTTGACGGCGGTAGACGCCATGCGCCAAGAACTAGGGCTAATGAACGGCTACGTGTTAGTCTCTCCTGGTCCCGCACCGGGCGGTGCCACCTACCCCACCAAAAATTGGATTGCCATCCTCAAAGATTTTCAGCAGCGTCAGCCCGACCTGCCCCTGGCCCTGCTACAAACCGACGATGCCGCCCCCCAAACCACCGCCATTGTCAACGCTATACCTAGCCTTAAAGTTTTACGACCCGAAACCCCAGGACAGACGGCAGCCCTAATTGCCGCCGCTAATCTGTTAGTGGCGGTCGAAGGCTATCCGCTGGCGTTGGCGATTGCCCTAGAGGTTTACACCCTGGGCCTCTTGATTAGCGATCGCACCACCCTACTCAAGGCCCAAGGCCAAGACCGTTTGGTGGCGCTCACCTCTACCACCGGCTCTCTAGACGACATTGCTCCCGACCAGGTGCTGAAAAAAATCTGGAGTGAAGCCAGCTAA
- the tatC gene encoding twin-arginine translocase subunit TatC, with protein MTPPTELETADSQTANPIGAAANPAVDLDDVPYDVEMSLFDHLEELRLRIFYSLIAVVLAIVACFWQVKPIVSLLEVPAQGVKFLQLSPGEYFFVSFKVAGYSGLVAASPFILYQVVMFVLPGLTRRERRLVGPLVLGSSVLFFAGLLFAYVALIPAALNFFISYGADVVEQLWSIDRYFEFVLLLLFSTGLAFQIPILQLLLGLLGIVNSEQMLKGWRYVLLGAAVLGAVLTPSTDPVTQSLLAGAVLFLYFGGILMVKAIGR; from the coding sequence ATGACACCGCCCACCGAGCTTGAGACCGCCGATTCCCAGACGGCCAACCCCATCGGTGCCGCTGCTAACCCGGCAGTTGACCTCGATGATGTGCCCTACGATGTGGAAATGTCCCTGTTCGACCATTTGGAAGAACTACGGCTACGCATCTTTTACAGCCTGATTGCCGTGGTGCTGGCCATTGTGGCTTGCTTTTGGCAAGTAAAGCCCATTGTTAGCCTGCTAGAGGTGCCCGCCCAAGGCGTCAAATTCTTGCAGCTCTCACCGGGAGAATACTTTTTTGTCTCCTTTAAGGTGGCGGGCTACAGCGGCCTAGTGGCAGCGAGTCCGTTCATCCTCTACCAGGTAGTGATGTTTGTGCTACCGGGGCTAACTCGGCGCGAACGACGGCTGGTGGGGCCGCTGGTGCTGGGCTCAAGTGTGCTGTTTTTTGCTGGACTGTTGTTTGCCTACGTGGCCCTGATTCCGGCGGCACTCAACTTTTTCATTAGCTACGGTGCCGACGTCGTCGAGCAGCTGTGGTCTATCGATCGCTATTTTGAGTTTGTGCTGCTGCTGTTGTTTAGTACCGGCCTGGCCTTTCAAATTCCCATCTTGCAGTTGTTGCTAGGGTTGCTGGGTATTGTCAACTCTGAGCAAATGCTCAAGGGCTGGCGCTACGTGCTGCTGGGGGCGGCGGTGCTGGGAGCGGTGCTGACCCCCTCTACTGACCCCGTAACCCAGAGCCTCCTGGCAGGGGCGGTGCTGTTTTTGTACTTTGGCGGTATTTTGATGGTCAAAGCGATCGGTCGGTAA
- a CDS encoding IS110 family transposase, translating into MTELSQAHQWVGIDVSKRTLDVYVRPLGLSVQVANSDSGLRELLQALTAFRRETSLIVLEATGGYQALAARTLMAEGWPAVVVNPRQVRDFARATGRMAKTDKIDAEVLAHFADAIRPEVRAMASEASQHLQDLVTRRQQLVEMMSAEKARQRSARARTGQSIEQHIDWLKQQIQDLDTQIEQLIAQSDQWQRTREILTSVPGIGAVTTGLLLASLPELGQISAKRLASLCGLAPFNRDSGQMRGKRMISGGRATVRTGLYMAALVATRHNPVIRDYYQRLLQRGKLKKVALVACMHKLVIILNAMVEHDTLWQAPACSLPAAT; encoded by the coding sequence ATGACTGAACTATCACAAGCGCATCAATGGGTTGGCATTGACGTATCCAAGCGCACCTTAGATGTGTACGTCCGTCCACTTGGATTAAGCGTTCAGGTGGCCAACAGTGACTCTGGTTTAAGAGAGTTGCTACAGGCGTTAACGGCGTTTCGTCGCGAGACGAGTCTGATTGTGCTGGAAGCGACCGGGGGCTATCAAGCCCTGGCGGCGCGAACGTTGATGGCGGAGGGCTGGCCCGCCGTTGTGGTGAATCCACGTCAAGTGCGTGATTTTGCCCGGGCCACGGGGCGCATGGCTAAAACAGACAAAATTGATGCCGAGGTGTTGGCTCACTTTGCCGATGCCATCCGTCCAGAGGTACGGGCGATGGCGAGTGAGGCCAGTCAACACCTTCAAGACCTCGTCACGCGACGGCAGCAACTCGTCGAGATGATGAGTGCCGAAAAAGCCCGGCAACGCTCAGCACGAGCCAGGACGGGTCAGAGCATTGAGCAGCATATTGACTGGCTCAAGCAACAGATCCAAGACCTCGATACCCAGATTGAGCAGCTCATCGCCCAGAGCGATCAGTGGCAGCGCACCCGCGAGATCCTCACCAGTGTGCCGGGTATTGGGGCTGTGACGACGGGGCTCCTCTTGGCCTCACTCCCCGAGTTAGGACAGATCTCAGCGAAGCGCCTAGCCAGCTTGTGTGGCCTCGCCCCGTTCAACCGCGATAGCGGCCAGATGCGGGGTAAGCGGATGATTAGCGGCGGTCGAGCCACCGTGCGCACAGGCCTCTACATGGCCGCGTTAGTCGCCACTCGCCATAATCCGGTCATTCGCGATTACTACCAGCGCCTGCTGCAGCGGGGAAAACTCAAAAAGGTTGCCCTGGTGGCCTGCATGCACAAACTGGTGATTATTCTCAATGCCATGGTAGAACATGACACCCTCTGGCAGGCTCCGGCTTGCTCCCTGCCCGCCGCCACATAA
- a CDS encoding Mo-dependent nitrogenase C-terminal domain-containing protein has product MNVIMSTIGQGLHAAGQTLHLDLFRPLRQWVSHLRVETPRRARKVAELIPAQCPFERDVVLFGRSVAHIPPLCKLNPLYDELVELRFRALCYLADECGEDISAYI; this is encoded by the coding sequence ATGAACGTCATTATGTCTACTATTGGTCAAGGGCTACACGCTGCAGGCCAGACCCTTCACCTAGATCTGTTTCGTCCGTTGCGCCAGTGGGTCAGTCACCTGCGAGTTGAGACTCCCCGCCGTGCCCGCAAGGTAGCGGAGTTGATCCCCGCGCAGTGCCCCTTTGAGCGCGATGTCGTACTTTTTGGGCGCTCCGTGGCTCACATTCCGCCCCTGTGTAAGCTCAACCCCCTCTACGATGAGCTGGTTGAGCTGCGGTTTCGGGCACTGTGTTACCTAGCCGACGAGTGCGGCGAAGATATTTCGGCCTACATTTAG
- a CDS encoding YkgJ family cysteine cluster protein: protein MATWQCVKSCGACCFLAPDERPDLESYLNPDQLALYLSMVGDDGWCIHYNPGDRLCTIYPDRPSFCRVTFDTFETMFAIEADDLDDFAIDCCQEHIADIYGDESPEMDRFNQAVGLEA from the coding sequence ATGGCAACCTGGCAATGTGTTAAGTCCTGCGGGGCCTGCTGCTTTTTAGCCCCCGACGAGCGCCCCGATCTAGAGTCATACCTCAACCCCGACCAGTTGGCGCTTTACCTCAGTATGGTGGGTGACGACGGTTGGTGCATTCACTACAACCCAGGCGATCGCCTCTGCACCATCTACCCCGACCGGCCCAGCTTTTGCCGGGTTACCTTCGACACCTTTGAGACCATGTTTGCCATTGAGGCCGACGACCTCGACGACTTCGCCATTGACTGCTGCCAAGAGCACATCGCCGACATCTATGGCGACGAGAGCCCAGAGATGGATCGGTTCAATCAAGCTGTAGGACTTGAAGCCTAA
- the psb30 gene encoding photosystem II reaction center protein Ycf12/Psb30: protein MSFLSSFLSNINFELIAQLTMLGMIVIAGPVIVFLLFLRGGDL, encoded by the coding sequence ATGAGCTTTCTGAGTAGTTTTTTGAGCAATATTAACTTTGAACTCATTGCCCAGTTGACCATGCTTGGCATGATCGTCATTGCTGGCCCGGTGATCGTGTTTCTGCTGTTTTTGCGCGGCGGCGACCTCTAG
- the glsA gene encoding glutaminase A: MSQVQAFLEQLYHEFKGLNDGQLATYIPELARANPDWFGISLVTLDGRTYEVGDVAQKFTIQSISKVFVYGMVLEDYGREKLLKKVGVEPTGDPFNSLIRLDEDSKRPENPMVNAGAIATTGLISGHHPADRLNRMLDMFQRYVGNEVFVDVSTFISERSTGHRNRAMAHLMLNFGMIDQPIDDALDLYFQQCSVLVTAHDLAVMAATLANQGINPITGQRAVGADHVRDILSVMYTCGMYNFAGEWAFRVGIPAKSGVSGGILAVVPNQAGIAVFSPLLDGHGNSVRGLKVFEALAQQYGFHLFDLSLGRCRFTSLEP, encoded by the coding sequence ATGTCCCAGGTTCAAGCGTTTTTAGAACAGCTTTACCACGAGTTTAAGGGGCTTAACGACGGTCAATTAGCCACCTACATTCCTGAGTTAGCTCGGGCTAATCCCGACTGGTTTGGTATCAGTCTTGTCACCCTTGATGGTCGCACCTACGAGGTGGGCGATGTAGCGCAGAAGTTCACGATTCAGTCAATATCGAAGGTGTTTGTCTATGGCATGGTCTTAGAAGACTATGGCCGCGAAAAGCTGTTAAAGAAAGTGGGGGTAGAACCTACGGGCGACCCCTTCAACTCGCTCATTCGGCTAGATGAAGACTCAAAGCGCCCTGAAAACCCGATGGTGAATGCCGGGGCGATCGCCACTACCGGTCTAATCAGTGGTCACCACCCCGCCGATCGTCTCAATCGCATGCTAGACATGTTTCAGCGCTATGTGGGCAATGAGGTGTTTGTCGATGTGTCGACGTTTATCTCAGAGCGTTCTACTGGCCATCGCAACCGCGCCATGGCTCACCTCATGCTCAACTTCGGCATGATCGACCAGCCCATTGATGATGCGCTCGATCTTTATTTTCAACAGTGTTCGGTGCTGGTCACCGCCCACGACCTAGCGGTGATGGCTGCTACCCTCGCTAATCAAGGGATCAACCCCATTACGGGGCAGCGCGCTGTCGGAGCCGATCATGTGCGCGATATTCTTAGCGTCATGTACACCTGCGGCATGTACAACTTTGCGGGCGAGTGGGCCTTTAGAGTAGGCATTCCGGCCAAAAGCGGTGTATCTGGCGGAATTCTCGCCGTGGTGCCCAATCAGGCAGGCATAGCGGTGTTTTCGCCTTTGTTAGACGGCCACGGCAACAGCGTGCGCGGGCTAAAGGTGTTTGAAGCTCTAGCTCAACAGTATGGCTTTCATCTGTTCGACCTTTCCCTCGGGCGCTGCCGCTTCACCAGTCTTGAGCCTTAA
- the ispD gene encoding 2-C-methyl-D-erythritol 4-phosphate cytidylyltransferase, which translates to MTPVHLLIPAAGSGRRMGSDRNKVLLELLGQPIIAWTLKAAAQAQAVVWIGLVCQPGDRPALESLVTALDLPKPVVMILGGTSRQESVYNGLQHLPAEATHVLIHDGARCLATPDLFDRCAAALATGPGLVAAVPVKDTIKVVDRDRQITATPDRENLWAAQTPQGFDVAMLKQCHQQGLDHGWAVTDDAALFEKCDLPVQVVPGEETNLKVTTPMDLAIAEFILKQRLG; encoded by the coding sequence ATGACACCTGTCCATCTCCTGATTCCCGCCGCTGGCAGCGGTCGCCGTATGGGATCCGATCGCAATAAAGTGTTGCTAGAGCTGCTGGGTCAGCCCATCATTGCTTGGACGCTCAAGGCTGCGGCCCAGGCCCAGGCTGTGGTTTGGATTGGGCTAGTCTGCCAACCGGGCGATCGCCCTGCCCTAGAATCCCTGGTCACTGCTTTAGATCTACCTAAGCCTGTGGTGATGATCCTGGGGGGCACCAGTCGGCAAGAATCGGTCTATAACGGCCTGCAACACCTGCCTGCCGAAGCCACCCATGTGCTGATCCACGATGGGGCGCGCTGTCTGGCGACTCCAGACCTGTTTGATCGCTGTGCGGCGGCCTTGGCCACTGGCCCTGGGCTGGTGGCGGCGGTGCCGGTTAAAGACACGATCAAAGTCGTCGATCGCGATCGGCAGATCACCGCCACCCCCGACCGCGAAAATCTCTGGGCGGCCCAAACCCCCCAGGGATTTGATGTTGCGATGCTCAAGCAGTGCCATCAGCAGGGGCTGGATCACGGCTGGGCCGTCACTGATGATGCTGCCCTGTTCGAAAAGTGCGACCTGCCCGTGCAGGTAGTGCCCGGTGAAGAAACCAACCTCAAAGTCACAACGCCGATGGATTTAGCGATCGCAGAATTTATACTAAAACAGCGCCTGGGTTAA
- the tadA gene encoding tRNA adenosine(34) deaminase TadA, whose amino-acid sequence MLSDKPPINQEDEVTLRHHCWMQRAIALADLAGEAGDVPVGAVVVGPGDVVLAEAGNRREQDQDPTAHAEVLALRQAARQLGNWHLNECTLYVTLEPCPMCAGAIILSRLGLLVYGTPDPKSGAVRSVLNLPDGPSSNHRLAVVTGILAEPCRQQLQQWFQRRRQEHRRRQSTP is encoded by the coding sequence ATGCTGTCTGACAAACCGCCCATTAACCAAGAGGACGAGGTAACTCTGCGTCACCACTGCTGGATGCAGCGGGCGATCGCACTGGCAGACCTAGCGGGCGAGGCTGGAGACGTGCCGGTGGGGGCGGTGGTGGTTGGCCCTGGCGACGTAGTGCTGGCCGAAGCGGGCAACCGACGCGAGCAAGATCAAGACCCCACCGCCCATGCCGAAGTGCTGGCCCTACGGCAGGCGGCCCGCCAGTTGGGCAACTGGCATCTCAATGAGTGCACCCTCTACGTCACCCTTGAGCCCTGCCCCATGTGTGCTGGGGCCATTATTTTGAGCCGCTTGGGATTGCTGGTATACGGGACCCCCGACCCGAAATCGGGAGCCGTGCGATCGGTGCTAAACCTGCCCGACGGCCCCAGTTCAAACCACCGGTTAGCGGTGGTGACCGGCATTCTGGCCGAACCCTGTCGGCAGCAGCTTCAGCAGTGGTTTCAGCGCCGTCGCCAGGAGCATCGGCGCAGGCAGTCTACACCATGA
- a CDS encoding tetratricopeptide repeat protein, which produces MHIHRQQQIQVCTLPAQAQGALSKASTISAIAPSTPIAESALLSTADHSLNRLAVAAVKEQQYSQALQLLNQLIERHPHQATHYSNRGLVYLHLDQPKAALADCDRAVALEPDLDQAYNNRAMCHATLGHLAAALDDYERAIDLNPFNSRARINLGATLRQTGDLNRALDCFDEALMFHQLPEFIYAERGRTYHVRGDWNCALADYRRALAAAASQSPSHQVQALGQRVQQWVAELLPQQSYT; this is translated from the coding sequence ATGCACATCCACCGACAACAGCAGATCCAGGTTTGCACGCTTCCTGCCCAGGCTCAGGGTGCATTATCTAAGGCCTCAACGATTTCTGCGATCGCACCGTCAACCCCAATAGCTGAATCAGCCCTCCTTTCGACTGCTGACCATAGCCTCAACCGTTTGGCCGTAGCGGCGGTTAAAGAGCAACAATATTCCCAAGCTTTACAGTTACTCAATCAGCTAATCGAGCGTCACCCTCACCAAGCTACCCACTACAGCAACCGAGGGTTAGTCTACCTGCATTTAGACCAGCCCAAAGCGGCTCTTGCTGACTGCGATCGGGCCGTGGCCTTAGAGCCAGACCTCGATCAAGCCTACAACAATCGAGCAATGTGTCACGCTACCCTAGGTCATCTCGCTGCGGCTCTCGATGATTACGAGCGAGCTATCGATCTCAACCCTTTCAACAGCCGGGCACGCATTAACCTAGGGGCCACCCTGCGGCAAACCGGCGACCTAAACCGCGCTCTAGATTGCTTCGATGAAGCGCTAATGTTTCACCAACTGCCAGAGTTTATCTATGCCGAACGCGGCCGCACGTACCATGTGCGCGGTGATTGGAACTGTGCCTTGGCCGACTATCGCCGTGCCCTAGCGGCGGCGGCTAGCCAGTCGCCCAGTCATCAGGTGCAAGCCCTGGGGCAACGGGTTCAACAGTGGGTAGCAGAGTTATTGCCACAGCAGAGCTACACCTGA
- a CDS encoding lysophospholipid acyltransferase family protein, with the protein MNFSKLPEPSTDVPKGGAIALPPQSRCSPVLTPLAYFLGQHLVIPAYFGPIAIAGQAYLPTSGPVILAPTHRARWDSILLPFAAGRLVTGRDLRFMVTADEVKGVQGWFIRRLGGFAVNVRRPTVASLRHGIELLLEGEMLVIYPEGGIRRDDRIHGLKPGLARLAVQAEATRPGLGVQVLPVDIYYGEAFPHWRCPVQIQIGSPLAVHSYLNGEDSPEALKTGAKQLTADLQAQLETMVGDRKAKAAAAEPMLPQP; encoded by the coding sequence ATGAATTTTTCTAAGTTGCCTGAACCGTCTACCGATGTTCCTAAAGGGGGGGCGATCGCCCTTCCACCGCAGTCTCGTTGCTCTCCGGTGCTGACCCCGTTAGCCTATTTTCTAGGCCAACACCTGGTAATCCCCGCCTACTTTGGCCCGATTGCCATTGCCGGCCAGGCGTACCTGCCGACCAGCGGCCCCGTGATTTTGGCTCCCACCCACCGAGCCCGGTGGGATTCCATTTTGCTGCCGTTTGCCGCCGGACGTTTGGTAACTGGTCGAGATTTGCGCTTTATGGTCACCGCCGATGAGGTCAAGGGGGTGCAGGGGTGGTTTATTCGGCGGTTAGGCGGGTTTGCAGTCAATGTGCGACGGCCCACGGTGGCTAGCCTCCGCCACGGCATTGAGCTATTGCTAGAGGGCGAAATGCTGGTGATCTACCCCGAGGGGGGAATTCGCCGCGACGATCGCATCCATGGGCTAAAGCCAGGACTCGCCCGCCTGGCAGTGCAGGCAGAAGCCACCCGCCCAGGGCTAGGGGTGCAGGTGCTGCCGGTCGATATTTACTACGGTGAAGCCTTCCCCCACTGGCGCTGCCCAGTGCAGATTCAGATTGGCTCACCGCTGGCGGTGCACAGTTATCTCAATGGGGAAGATTCTCCTGAGGCCCTCAAGACCGGGGCGAAGCAGTTGACGGCCGATCTGCAAGCCCAGCTAGAAACCATGGTCGGCGATCGCAAAGCAAAAGCGGCGGCGGCTGAACCCATGCTTCCCCAGCCATAG
- a CDS encoding L-lactate dehydrogenase encodes MKGVIVGAGQVGLACAYALMIQNVLDELVLVDINQEKLIGEVMDLEQGMSFVEPTAIKAGTMADATGADVVVITAGAPQKEGETRLDLVQKNVEIFKKLIPDIVTHCPQAILLVVANPVDVLTYAAWKLSGLPKSRVFGSGTVLDTGRFRYLLSRRLDVDPRSLHAYIIGEHGDSEVPFWSHANVCGTPIYYDGMPADERAAMDDIFQQTKNAAYEIIRRKGYTNYAVGLAVTQIVQSIMRDQNRVMTVSCIADEIFGVQDVCLSVPAVVGRMGISRRLNLTLSTHEEGLLRHSAQTLRDVIDHIRF; translated from the coding sequence CTGAAGGGAGTCATTGTCGGGGCCGGACAGGTTGGCCTTGCCTGCGCCTACGCCTTAATGATTCAAAATGTGCTGGATGAGCTGGTGCTGGTTGATATCAACCAGGAAAAGTTGATCGGCGAGGTGATGGATTTAGAGCAGGGCATGTCCTTCGTCGAGCCTACGGCGATCAAGGCGGGCACTATGGCCGATGCCACTGGGGCCGATGTAGTGGTCATTACCGCTGGGGCTCCCCAAAAAGAGGGAGAAACTCGACTAGATTTAGTGCAAAAAAACGTCGAAATTTTCAAAAAACTGATTCCCGATATTGTCACCCACTGCCCCCAGGCGATTTTGCTGGTGGTGGCCAACCCCGTCGATGTGCTCACCTACGCGGCTTGGAAGCTGTCGGGGCTGCCCAAGTCCCGAGTTTTTGGCTCGGGCACCGTGCTCGATACGGGGCGATTTCGGTATTTGCTCTCTCGCCGCTTAGATGTGGACCCTCGCAGTTTGCACGCCTACATCATTGGGGAGCATGGCGACAGTGAGGTGCCCTTTTGGAGCCACGCCAACGTCTGTGGTACCCCCATTTACTACGACGGCATGCCCGCCGATGAGCGCGCCGCCATGGATGATATTTTTCAGCAGACCAAAAACGCGGCCTACGAGATCATTCGGCGAAAGGGCTATACGAATTACGCGGTAGGGTTGGCGGTAACGCAAATTGTGCAGTCAATCATGCGCGACCAAAACCGGGTAATGACGGTTAGCTGCATCGCCGACGAGATTTTTGGGGTGCAAGATGTGTGCCTGAGCGTACCGGCAGTGGTAGGCCGCATGGGGATCAGCCGTCGGTTAAACCTCACCCTCAGCACCCACGAAGAAGGACTGCTGCGCCATTCGGCCCAGACCCTACGGGATGTGATCGACCACATTAGGTTCTAG
- a CDS encoding helix-turn-helix domain-containing protein — protein MAKLAPTQIEQLQTIGAYLRQVRQEQGLSLEVLANQIFIRPALLHALEAGIDGDLPEPVFIQGFIRRYAEALGLDGQTISQEFRVTPVDVLPTPELLTTADANGAVEPKPRHSTKVLEPDPPTPAVGSSRNLSLPWGLGLAALAVVLGLGLWGLVGRSNAPSQATGNNDGAETVVEPTDASADTDTDTDAAPLDPPEAEASAPLEAPVVVSASLNERAWLSVVADGQTVYEGIAESGFEDTWTAQTSVVFRTGNAGGVELSVNGDRAVTLGSSGVVRTLTLTPNSGADNLQSP, from the coding sequence GTGGCTAAGTTAGCGCCTACTCAAATCGAGCAGCTTCAGACTATTGGGGCCTACCTGCGCCAGGTGCGCCAAGAACAGGGGCTATCCCTGGAGGTACTGGCTAACCAAATTTTTATTCGTCCGGCGTTGCTGCACGCCCTTGAGGCAGGCATTGATGGGGATCTGCCTGAGCCTGTCTTTATTCAGGGGTTTATTCGTCGGTATGCTGAGGCCTTGGGGCTAGATGGTCAAACCATCTCCCAAGAGTTTCGGGTTACCCCGGTAGATGTGTTGCCTACCCCTGAATTGTTGACGACCGCTGACGCCAACGGAGCCGTTGAGCCTAAGCCCCGCCACAGCACTAAAGTACTGGAGCCAGATCCGCCTACCCCAGCGGTAGGTTCGTCTCGCAATCTATCTCTGCCATGGGGGTTGGGGCTAGCCGCTTTGGCTGTGGTGCTTGGGCTTGGGCTATGGGGCTTAGTGGGCCGCAGTAATGCACCGTCTCAGGCTACTGGCAACAATGATGGGGCAGAAACTGTGGTCGAACCGACCGACGCCAGTGCCGATACCGATACCGATACCGATGCAGCGCCGCTAGATCCCCCCGAGGCTGAGGCCAGTGCTCCTCTAGAAGCCCCGGTGGTGGTGAGTGCCAGCCTGAACGAGCGCGCCTGGTTGAGCGTGGTGGCCGACGGTCAAACTGTTTATGAAGGTATTGCGGAGAGCGGCTTTGAGGATACCTGGACAGCTCAAACCAGTGTGGTGTTTCGAACCGGCAATGCTGGTGGTGTAGAGCTTTCGGTGAATGGCGATCGCGCTGTTACGCTGGGCAGCTCTGGGGTCGTCAGAACCCTCACCCTAACGCCCAATTCTGGAGCGGATAACCTTCAGTCTCCCTAG
- a CDS encoding TMEM165/GDT1 family protein, with protein MDWNLLALSFTAVFISELGDKSQLAAIALGGSSASPRAVFFGTAAALLLASLLGVIIGEGTAQVLPERLVKAVAAVGFALLAVRLLWPSESAD; from the coding sequence ATGGACTGGAACCTCCTCGCCCTCAGCTTTACCGCCGTTTTTATCTCAGAATTGGGGGATAAAAGTCAGCTTGCCGCGATCGCCCTAGGGGGTAGCTCAGCCTCTCCCCGGGCCGTGTTCTTTGGCACCGCTGCCGCCCTGCTGCTGGCTAGTCTACTGGGGGTAATCATCGGCGAAGGCACCGCCCAGGTGCTGCCAGAACGCTTGGTCAAAGCGGTAGCCGCCGTGGGGTTTGCCCTGTTGGCGGTAAGGTTGCTGTGGCCTAGTGAGAGTGCCGACTAA
- a CDS encoding 2Fe-2S iron-sulfur cluster-binding protein codes for MSVSIEFLPDGVTVEAEVGEPLLAVADRAGVMIPTGCLMGSCHACEVEIEGTADPICACITAVPPGQQKLVINLYVDPTW; via the coding sequence ATGAGCGTTTCCATTGAATTTTTGCCCGACGGCGTCACGGTCGAGGCCGAAGTGGGAGAACCCCTGCTAGCCGTGGCCGATCGCGCCGGGGTAATGATTCCGACCGGCTGTCTGATGGGGTCTTGCCACGCCTGTGAAGTCGAGATTGAGGGCACCGCAGACCCCATCTGTGCCTGCATCACAGCAGTACCTCCCGGTCAACAAAAGCTGGTGATTAACCTGTACGTTGACCCCACCTGGTAA
- a CDS encoding TMEM165/GDT1 family protein: MSIASPIPQPPATTEAKPAPSVSRAAFWRVFGSTFVTIFLAELGDKTQVTTLLISAQSQSPWVVFLGAGTALVTTSLIGVLLGQWLARRVSPATLDTAAGAMLLGITVWLLWDIVHL; this comes from the coding sequence GTGTCTATTGCTAGTCCTATTCCTCAGCCTCCTGCTACCACCGAAGCCAAGCCTGCCCCCTCGGTCAGCCGAGCCGCCTTTTGGCGGGTGTTTGGCTCTACGTTCGTCACCATTTTTTTGGCTGAGCTCGGCGACAAGACCCAGGTCACCACGCTCTTAATCAGCGCTCAATCCCAGTCTCCCTGGGTGGTCTTTCTAGGAGCTGGTACGGCCCTGGTCACCACCAGCCTAATCGGCGTACTGCTCGGTCAGTGGCTGGCTCGCCGCGTATCCCCTGCCACCCTAGACACCGCCGCTGGAGCCATGCTGCTCGGCATCACCGTCTGGCTCCTCTGGGATATTGTTCACCTCTAG
- a CDS encoding YciI family protein: MAKYVMWGSYCENVLDKRAPYREAHLHGLQQQKDSGVLVALGPTTDNTKVFGIYEADSEAAVRELVEGDPYWQNGIWTEYDVYAWNQVF, translated from the coding sequence ATGGCTAAGTATGTGATGTGGGGGAGCTACTGCGAAAACGTGTTGGATAAACGCGCCCCTTATCGGGAGGCCCATCTGCACGGGTTGCAGCAGCAGAAAGACAGCGGTGTGCTGGTGGCGCTTGGCCCAACCACTGACAACACTAAGGTGTTTGGCATTTACGAGGCCGACAGTGAAGCGGCGGTGCGGGAACTGGTCGAGGGTGACCCCTATTGGCAAAATGGCATCTGGACCGAGTATGACGTCTACGCGTGGAATCAGGTGTTTTAA